One region of Glycine max cultivar Williams 82 chromosome 9, Glycine_max_v4.0, whole genome shotgun sequence genomic DNA includes:
- the LOC100778780 gene encoding MKI67 FHA domain-interacting nucleolar phosphoprotein: MGKKAKKAMKKNLKRASFNKNPSEDADFLPLEGGPARKLAGQQKPPPPPENTATVLYVGRIPHGFYEKEMEGYFGQFGTIKRLRIARNKKSGKSRHFGFIEFESPEVAKIVADTMHNYLLFEHLLQVYVIPPEHVHPRIWRGFNYHYKPLDSVQIERKRHDKDRTLEEHKKLVEKVLKHDQKRRKRIEAAGIDYECPEIVGNIQPAPKKIKFED, translated from the exons ATGGGGAAGAAGGCGAAGAAAGCTATGAAGAAGAATTTGAAAAGGGCTTCCTTTAATAAGAATCCATCTGAGGATGCTGATTTCTTG CCCTTGGAAGGTGGCCCTGCTCGTAAGCTCGCCGGCCAGCAGaagccgccgccgccgccggagAACACCGCCACGGTTTTGTACGTCGGTCGGATCCCACATGGGTTCTATGAGAAGGAGATGGAAG GTTATTTTGGGCAATTTGGAACCATTAAGAGGTTGAGAATCGCAAGAAATAAAAAG TCTGGAAAATCAAGACATTTTGGGTTCATAGAATTTGAATCTCCTGAG GTAGCAAAAATTGTGGCTGATACTATGCATAATTATCTCCTTTTTGAACACCTTCTCCAAGTTTATGTGATACCTCCAGAGCATGTTCATCCAAGAAT ATGGAGAGGATTCAATTACCATTACAAGCCATTGGATTCTGTCCAAATTGAACGGAAGCGTCATGACAAG GATAGAACATTGGAAGAGCACAAGAAGTTGGTGGAGAAGGTTCTGAAACATGACCAAAAACGACGTAAAAGGATAGAGGCTGCTGGGATTGATTATGAATGCCCTGAGATT GTGGGTAACATCCAACCTGCtccaaagaaaataaagtttgaaGACTGA